One Candidatus Krumholzibacteriia bacterium genomic window carries:
- a CDS encoding branched-chain amino acid transaminase, giving the protein MDGDLVAWEEATVHVMAHALHYGSSVFEGVRCYKTPKGPAIFRLREHVRRLFDSARIYRMQPAYTEAEFAQAMGETVQANKFEACYLRPLVYRGLGTPGVNPLGSPVCSSIVAWDWGAYLGDHSAAAGVDVCVSSWWRMHPNTIPAMAKASANYMNGQLIKMEAVLNGFTEGVALDPRGYVCEGSGENIFVVRDGVVRTPPFAAGVLPGITRDSVITLLRQDGIEVREEDIPREALYVADEVFFTGTATEVVAIRSVDRIVVADGSMGPLTRRAQELFLGLVRGDLEDRHGWLTPV; this is encoded by the coding sequence ATGGACGGCGACCTCGTGGCGTGGGAAGAGGCCACGGTGCACGTCATGGCTCACGCTCTCCACTACGGCAGCAGCGTCTTCGAGGGCGTGCGCTGCTACAAGACTCCGAAGGGGCCCGCCATCTTCCGCTTGCGCGAGCACGTGCGCCGGCTCTTCGATTCGGCGCGCATCTATCGCATGCAGCCGGCATACACGGAGGCAGAGTTCGCCCAGGCCATGGGCGAGACCGTGCAGGCCAACAAGTTCGAAGCCTGCTACCTGCGCCCCTTGGTGTACCGGGGACTCGGTACGCCCGGCGTCAACCCCCTGGGCAGCCCGGTGTGCAGCAGCATCGTGGCCTGGGACTGGGGCGCCTACCTGGGGGACCACTCGGCGGCGGCGGGCGTGGACGTCTGCGTTTCCTCCTGGTGGCGCATGCATCCGAACACCATCCCCGCGATGGCCAAGGCCAGTGCCAACTACATGAACGGCCAGCTCATCAAGATGGAGGCCGTGCTCAACGGCTTCACCGAAGGCGTCGCCCTCGATCCGCGGGGGTACGTCTGCGAGGGCAGCGGCGAAAACATCTTCGTCGTCCGTGACGGCGTCGTCCGCACCCCGCCCTTCGCGGCCGGCGTCCTGCCCGGGATCACCCGCGACTCGGTGATCACCTTGCTGCGGCAGGACGGCATCGAGGTGCGCGAAGAGGACATCCCGCGCGAGGCCCTGTACGTGGCGGACGAGGTCTTCTTCACCGGCACGGCGACGGAGGTGGTGGCGATCCGCTCCGTCGATCGCATCGTGGTCGCCGACGGTTCCATGGGACCGCTGACGCGGCGAGCGCAAGAGCTCTTCCTCGGACTCGTGCGCGGTGACCTCGAGGACCGGCACGGCTGGCTGACGCCCGTCTGA